One Clostridium estertheticum DNA segment encodes these proteins:
- a CDS encoding RDD family protein → MLEQKDLNKSVIEESDDINNKSVGQKEELIDIDNQNSNDYKSIKPNFIDTFKANLIDLVVIGGISTVAVFVADALLRLAGYFITQKFQMTFIIFMVVMVLYMSIMESGKKSSTLGKKISGLIITKG, encoded by the coding sequence ATGTTAGAACAAAAGGACTTAAACAAAAGTGTTATTGAGGAATCAGATGATATAAATAATAAATCTGTAGGACAAAAGGAAGAATTAATAGATATTGATAATCAAAATTCAAATGATTACAAATCTATAAAACCTAACTTTATAGATACTTTTAAAGCCAATCTTATAGATTTAGTAGTTATTGGAGGAATATCAACAGTAGCAGTATTTGTGGCAGATGCATTGTTAAGATTAGCAGGATATTTTATAACTCAAAAGTTCCAAATGACATTTATAATTTTTATGGTGGTTATGGTACTATATATGAGCATAATGGAAAGTGGTAAAAAATCTAGTACTCTTGGTAAGAAAATATCCGGACTAATTATTACAAAGGGATAG
- the rlmD gene encoding 23S rRNA (uracil(1939)-C(5))-methyltransferase RlmD has product MQKRKEYEFDIEDMEFPAQGIAFYEGEKVSIKNTLPGQKVIGRVLKKKQDGVEAKLVRVLEDVDYKIQPQCNITDLCGGCSHQFLSYEKQLEFKKQQVLRLFEAAEIKDFEFLGIEKSPEQFEYRNKMEFTFGDFQKNGELTLGMHLKGRSFSIVTVDDCRIVDGDFREILKIVLNYFKELKIPQYKIMERVGYLRNLVIRKAKNTGEVLVNIVTTTQIDFDFSEITNMLKELKCDGNITGIIHTLNDGLADTVHPDKVDILYGKDYIMEEILDLKFKINAFSFFQTNTKGAEKLYSLVRDFLGSAESKVVFDLYCGTGTIGQIVAARAKKVLGIELIEEAVDAANENAKINGLNNCEFIAGDIAKVIKEVKDKPDCIILDPPRAGVHPVALDYVIKFGAPHIVYVSCNPKSLVVDLKEMMDNGYKVQKVVLMDMFPHTPHIETIVDIIKI; this is encoded by the coding sequence ATGCAAAAAAGAAAAGAATATGAATTTGATATAGAAGATATGGAATTTCCAGCGCAGGGCATAGCATTTTACGAAGGTGAAAAAGTTTCTATTAAAAATACACTACCAGGCCAAAAGGTAATTGGTAGGGTGTTAAAGAAGAAGCAGGATGGTGTGGAAGCAAAACTTGTACGCGTCCTTGAGGATGTAGACTATAAAATTCAGCCACAATGCAATATTACGGACTTATGCGGAGGCTGTAGCCATCAATTTCTTTCTTATGAAAAACAATTAGAATTTAAAAAGCAACAGGTATTAAGGTTGTTTGAGGCTGCAGAAATTAAAGATTTTGAATTTTTAGGCATAGAAAAGAGTCCGGAGCAATTTGAATATAGAAATAAGATGGAATTTACCTTTGGTGACTTTCAAAAGAATGGTGAATTAACTCTTGGTATGCATCTCAAAGGAAGAAGCTTCAGCATAGTTACTGTGGATGATTGTAGAATTGTAGATGGTGATTTTAGAGAGATTTTAAAAATAGTATTAAACTATTTTAAAGAATTAAAAATACCACAATATAAAATAATGGAGCGTGTTGGATATCTAAGAAATTTAGTTATTCGAAAGGCTAAAAATACTGGTGAAGTATTAGTTAATATTGTAACTACAACTCAGATAGATTTTGATTTTAGTGAAATAACTAATATGCTAAAAGAATTAAAATGTGATGGAAATATCACAGGAATAATACATACGCTTAATGATGGCCTGGCAGATACAGTTCACCCTGATAAAGTTGACATATTATACGGAAAAGATTATATTATGGAAGAAATATTAGATCTTAAGTTCAAGATAAATGCTTTTTCTTTTTTTCAAACTAATACAAAAGGTGCGGAAAAACTTTATAGCTTAGTTAGGGATTTTTTAGGCTCAGCAGAATCAAAAGTAGTTTTTGATTTATATTGCGGAACGGGAACTATAGGACAAATTGTTGCAGCTAGAGCTAAAAAAGTTTTGGGAATTGAATTAATAGAAGAAGCTGTGGATGCTGCAAATGAAAATGCAAAAATTAATGGACTTAACAATTGTGAGTTTATAGCTGGGGATATAGCAAAGGTTATTAAAGAAGTTAAAGATAAACCTGATTGCATTATTCTAGATCCACCAAGAGCTGGAGTTCACCCTGTAGCCTTAGATTATGTTATAAAATTTGGTGCGCCACACATAGTTTATGTGTCTTGTAACCCTAAAAGTCTAGTAGTTGATTTGAAGGAAATGATGGATAACGGATATAAGGTTCAAAAGGTAGTACTTATGGATATGTTCCCACATACTCCACATATAGAGACCATCGTAGATATAATAAAAATATAG
- a CDS encoding TSUP family transporter — protein MITKIILLCMAGFLASFVDSIAGGGGLISVPAFMLAGLPPHMVLGTNKFSATAGSFTSSLGFIKSGKANFKLLKYLIPFTFIGSMLGVKAVLNIDQKFLNTLVLILIMFIGIYTLFSKSLGLQDKFKGLSKKNVLGGVILALSLGFYDGFFGPGTGSFLVFGFINIFGFNFVTSSANARILNFVSNVTALILFALSGKINYMFGLPVAVFMILGAKMGTSVALNKGSKLIKPIFVTMSLAVALKMLINILQ, from the coding sequence ATGATTACTAAAATTATTCTTCTATGTATGGCTGGCTTTTTAGCATCTTTTGTAGATTCCATAGCTGGAGGTGGCGGCCTCATAAGTGTACCAGCCTTTATGCTTGCTGGACTCCCTCCTCATATGGTACTTGGTACAAACAAGTTTAGTGCCACTGCTGGTTCTTTTACTAGCTCTCTTGGATTTATAAAATCAGGTAAGGCAAATTTCAAACTTTTAAAATACCTTATTCCCTTTACTTTCATAGGTTCAATGCTAGGTGTTAAAGCAGTACTAAATATAGACCAAAAATTTCTAAATACACTAGTATTAATTCTTATCATGTTTATTGGAATTTATACTCTTTTTTCTAAATCTTTGGGACTCCAAGATAAATTTAAGGGACTTAGTAAAAAAAATGTGCTAGGTGGTGTTATCCTTGCTCTGTCTCTAGGTTTTTATGATGGTTTTTTCGGTCCTGGCACTGGTTCTTTTTTGGTCTTTGGATTTATAAATATCTTTGGGTTCAACTTTGTAACCTCCTCTGCTAACGCTCGAATTTTAAACTTTGTCAGCAATGTTACAGCCCTAATTTTATTTGCCCTTAGTGGTAAAATAAATTATATGTTTGGACTGCCCGTAGCAGTATTTATGATTTTAGGAGCTAAAATGGGAACAAGCGTTGCATTAAATAAGGGTTCAAAACTTATAAAACCTATATTTGTAACCATGTCCCTGGCTGTTGCCTTGAAAATGCTCATAAATATACTCCAATAA
- a CDS encoding NUDIX hydrolase produces MELWDIYDKNREKTGRTHERGVPVKEGDYHLVVHVWIVNDRGEFLIQKRQPWKEGWPNMWDGSAAGSAVVGDSSKVAAIRETKEELGIDLDMSSGEILFTIKFSSGFEDIWLVRQNVDMKDIKLQYEEVADAKWASEKQIKQMIGDGEFIAFNYIDKLFEMVVSNIKKPIFPSEVKKN; encoded by the coding sequence ATGGAATTATGGGATATTTATGATAAGAATAGAGAAAAAACTGGACGCACCCATGAAAGAGGTGTTCCTGTGAAGGAAGGCGATTATCATTTGGTGGTTCATGTTTGGATTGTTAATGACAGAGGAGAATTTTTAATCCAAAAGAGGCAGCCATGGAAAGAGGGCTGGCCTAATATGTGGGATGGTTCTGCTGCGGGGTCTGCAGTAGTTGGGGATAGTAGTAAAGTCGCAGCTATACGTGAAACAAAGGAAGAACTAGGAATTGATTTAGATATGAGTAGTGGTGAGATTTTGTTCACCATTAAATTTTCTAGTGGCTTTGAGGATATTTGGCTTGTTAGGCAAAATGTTGATATGAAGGATATAAAACTTCAATACGAGGAAGTTGCAGACGCAAAATGGGCTAGTGAGAAGCAAATTAAACAAATGATAGGGGATGGTGAATTTATAGCATTCAATTACATTGATAAATTATTTGAAATGGTGGTTTCTAACATAAAGAAACCTATCTTTCCTAGCGAAGTTAAGAAAAATTAA
- the mnmH gene encoding tRNA 2-selenouridine(34) synthase MnmH, producing MLKTIEYGELEGNYILVDVRSPGEFEEATINGAINIPLFDDEERKIIGTVYTRESVEKAKRIGLEVASKKLLHIYDEIKELNKQYDKIVLFCARGGMRSGVLGILLSSLGINTERINEGYKGYRKYVMEDLPRLNDSVQYIVLHGNTGVGKTEILKQLEEDGFDVLDLEGFANHRGSLLGTVGLGKTTSQKSFESKIYHMLQGAKSSFVFIEAESKRIGNTMIPDFIFEKMKTGIHLFVDADIEFRTNLIVKEYTRFENCNEEIIECLKRLEKYLGEKNVDRYCQSVLKSEYDEVVRELMIKHYDPMYMHTSNKYDYKLKVMVIDIKTATNEIENWFKII from the coding sequence ATGTTAAAAACCATAGAATATGGAGAACTAGAGGGAAATTATATATTAGTTGACGTAAGGAGCCCAGGTGAATTTGAGGAAGCAACTATAAATGGGGCAATTAATATACCCTTATTTGATGATGAGGAAAGAAAAATTATTGGTACTGTATATACAAGGGAAAGTGTTGAAAAAGCAAAGAGAATTGGGCTAGAAGTAGCATCAAAAAAATTACTCCATATTTATGATGAAATTAAAGAGCTTAATAAACAATATGATAAAATCGTGTTATTTTGTGCTAGAGGAGGAATGAGAAGTGGTGTACTTGGCATTCTACTTAGTTCCCTAGGCATAAATACTGAGAGAATAAATGAGGGCTATAAAGGATATAGAAAGTATGTAATGGAAGATTTACCAAGACTTAATGATAGTGTTCAATATATTGTTTTGCATGGTAATACTGGTGTTGGAAAAACTGAAATACTTAAACAATTAGAAGAGGATGGCTTTGATGTTTTAGACCTAGAAGGTTTTGCTAATCATAGAGGATCACTTTTAGGGACTGTAGGACTTGGAAAAACCACTAGTCAAAAATCATTTGAATCTAAAATATATCATATGTTGCAAGGAGCTAAAAGTTCTTTTGTGTTTATTGAAGCAGAAAGCAAGCGTATAGGAAACACTATGATACCTGATTTTATATTTGAAAAAATGAAAACAGGTATACATTTATTTGTAGATGCAGACATTGAGTTTAGAACAAATCTTATTGTTAAGGAATATACAAGATTTGAAAACTGTAATGAGGAAATAATTGAATGTCTAAAAAGACTGGAAAAATATCTTGGAGAAAAAAATGTTGACAGGTACTGTCAATCTGTTTTAAAATCAGAATATGATGAGGTTGTACGCGAGCTTATGATTAAACATTATGATCCTATGTATATGCATACCTCCAATAAATACGATTATAAATTAAAAGTTATGGTAATAGACATAAAAACTGCCACAAATGAAATAGAAAATTGGTTTAAAATCATATAA
- a CDS encoding ATP cone domain-containing protein, giving the protein MKVIKRDGRLQEFDLSRIRTSIDRASDDANQPLNESDIENLAKSIEKGLKNYQKDSIHSDIIQKFVLRELEKQGFKIVAEYYNQGKV; this is encoded by the coding sequence ATGAAAGTTATCAAAAGGGATGGAAGACTTCAAGAATTTGATTTAAGCAGAATAAGAACTAGCATAGACAGAGCTTCAGACGATGCGAATCAACCTCTTAATGAATCAGATATCGAGAATTTAGCAAAGAGCATTGAAAAAGGTTTGAAAAATTATCAAAAGGATAGTATTCATTCTGATATTATTCAAAAATTTGTATTGCGCGAATTAGAAAAGCAAGGGTTTAAAATTGTGGCTGAATATTATAACCAAGGAAAAGTATAA